A window from Agrobacterium tumefaciens encodes these proteins:
- a CDS encoding LysR family transcriptional regulator, whose amino-acid sequence MGRKPAGRADTFELRHLRYFTTLVDERNFERAAARLGIAQPGLSQQIMALEDIVGMPLLDRTRRSVKLTTSGQLLYEDARKILANAEAALAALRRVGRGETGRISIGYVASAAYSGLLIQSIASFRASHPDVELQLIEMEMRLQLAKIADGNLDFAFIRPPAPIPEGVTTHVVLREPLMAALPENHPLAYALQLDLKNLAAETFITPRQPPDVGFHYNTIEACNEAGFQPVINPEGRDYTTITSMVAIGLGVALVPRSLDCLRLPGVRYVPLTASATTSDLAIAHRKTEASPAVRAFILHARS is encoded by the coding sequence ATGGGCAGGAAACCGGCAGGCCGCGCCGATACATTCGAGCTGCGGCACCTGCGCTATTTCACCACGCTGGTGGATGAGCGCAATTTCGAGCGTGCCGCCGCCCGCCTCGGCATTGCCCAGCCGGGTTTGAGCCAGCAGATCATGGCGCTCGAGGATATTGTCGGCATGCCTCTGCTTGACCGGACGCGCCGCTCGGTGAAGCTGACGACATCGGGCCAGCTGCTCTACGAGGATGCCCGGAAAATCCTTGCCAATGCCGAGGCGGCACTTGCCGCACTCAGACGTGTCGGCCGTGGCGAGACCGGCCGCATCTCCATCGGTTATGTCGCCTCCGCTGCCTATTCCGGCCTGCTGATCCAGTCCATCGCCAGTTTCCGCGCCTCCCATCCGGACGTAGAGCTGCAACTCATCGAGATGGAAATGCGGCTGCAACTGGCCAAGATCGCCGATGGCAATCTGGATTTCGCCTTCATCCGCCCGCCCGCGCCGATCCCGGAAGGCGTCACAACCCATGTGGTTCTGCGCGAACCCTTGATGGCCGCCCTGCCGGAGAACCATCCATTGGCCTATGCGCTGCAACTCGATCTCAAGAACCTCGCCGCAGAAACCTTCATCACGCCGCGGCAGCCGCCGGACGTCGGCTTTCACTACAATACGATAGAGGCCTGCAACGAGGCGGGTTTCCAGCCAGTGATCAACCCGGAAGGCCGGGACTACACCACCATTACCAGCATGGTGGCGATCGGCCTCGGCGTCGCGCTGGTGCCACGCTCGCTCGATTGCCTGAGGCTTCCCGGCGTGCGCTACGTGCCGCTTACCGCAAGCGCCACCACGTCCGACCTCGCCATAGCCCACCGGAAAACGGAAGCCTCGCCCGCCGTCAGGGCCTTCATTCTCCACGCCCGCAGCTAA
- a CDS encoding TonB-dependent siderophore receptor, whose translation MAARVMKGIGVQGKSKHISILAGGCAAIAYVAFLAPAAALAQEAGTTVLQTITVEGAKNQDPKAPVKGYVAKTSASATKTGRALIETSQSVSVITKDQMDAQNVRTLSEALNYVPGVVAQPFGSDPRFDAPRIRGFQGNQLQFLNGLRLMRTAGAPSYEVYGLERVEVIRGPASVLYGQGNPGGLINLVSKRPTFERFGEVGAQIGSFDYYQSMFDIGGPVANSDSFAYRLTGLARNAHTQTDNLQNDRYFIAPALTWQPDEDTKLTVLASYQHDNPSSPSGLPAALTYSRPGNMLDRSFYVGDPSFDTSNRKFTNIGYEFEHRFDETFTFRQNARYSNFDWSYRALGMSSTSGGMIGNLIRRNATFQDELLNTFNIDNSLQADFSTGPINHTLLVGLDYRYFDNNVKTEFWTATPLNPVNPVYGGPISLTPRTLYADVKTDISQIGLYAQDEMAIENWRITAGLRQDWASTSGTTFNGSTYRALDKDDHKLTGRVGVSYLFDGGFAPYVSYATSFEPVPQPAVGDAPKPTTGEQWEAGIKYQPEGFDGFFSAAIYDLKQKNVTTTVGGVTQQMDEARVKGLELEGVASLTDGLDLRAAYTYMDSEVSGRVNDGKELDSTPRHAASLWLDYTFAEDTALEGFGIGGGVRYVGKRYGDAANTFEMKGLALLDLGVHYEKNGYRASLQVQNLTDKEYISSCSTFGCYYGDGRTVMGKLTYRW comes from the coding sequence ATGGCGGCGCGGGTGATGAAGGGTATTGGCGTGCAGGGAAAATCCAAACACATTTCCATTCTGGCTGGTGGTTGCGCCGCCATTGCCTATGTGGCGTTTCTGGCCCCCGCTGCTGCCCTTGCTCAGGAAGCCGGAACGACGGTGCTGCAAACCATCACCGTGGAAGGCGCCAAAAACCAGGATCCCAAGGCGCCGGTGAAAGGTTATGTGGCGAAAACCAGCGCCAGCGCCACCAAGACGGGCCGCGCGCTGATCGAGACATCGCAATCGGTCTCTGTCATCACCAAAGACCAGATGGATGCGCAGAATGTCCGCACTCTCAGCGAGGCGCTGAATTATGTGCCCGGCGTCGTCGCGCAGCCGTTCGGCTCCGATCCGCGTTTCGATGCGCCGCGCATTCGCGGCTTTCAGGGGAACCAGCTGCAGTTCCTCAACGGCCTGCGGCTGATGCGCACGGCCGGTGCGCCTTCTTATGAGGTCTACGGTCTGGAGCGGGTGGAAGTCATTCGCGGGCCGGCTTCGGTGCTTTATGGTCAGGGTAATCCCGGCGGTCTCATCAATCTCGTCAGCAAGCGGCCGACATTCGAGCGTTTCGGCGAAGTGGGCGCGCAGATCGGCAGCTTCGATTATTACCAGTCGATGTTCGACATCGGCGGCCCGGTGGCGAATAGCGACAGTTTCGCCTATCGCCTGACCGGCCTTGCCCGCAATGCTCACACCCAGACGGACAATCTGCAGAACGACCGTTATTTCATTGCCCCGGCGCTGACATGGCAGCCGGATGAGGACACGAAGCTGACGGTTCTTGCCTCGTATCAGCACGATAATCCCAGTTCGCCCTCCGGCCTGCCGGCGGCGCTGACTTATTCGCGGCCGGGCAACATGCTGGATCGCAGCTTTTATGTCGGCGATCCCTCCTTCGACACGTCAAACCGTAAATTCACCAATATCGGTTATGAATTCGAGCACCGTTTCGACGAGACCTTCACCTTCCGGCAGAATGCGCGTTATTCCAATTTCGACTGGTCCTACCGGGCGCTCGGCATGTCTTCGACCAGCGGTGGCATGATCGGCAATCTCATCCGCCGCAACGCGACGTTCCAGGACGAGTTGCTGAACACCTTCAACATCGACAACAGCCTGCAGGCGGATTTTTCCACGGGGCCGATCAACCATACCCTGCTCGTCGGGCTGGACTACCGCTATTTCGACAATAACGTCAAAACCGAATTCTGGACCGCGACGCCGCTCAACCCCGTCAACCCTGTCTATGGCGGGCCGATCAGCCTGACCCCGCGCACGCTTTATGCCGATGTGAAGACGGATATTTCCCAGATCGGTCTTTATGCGCAGGACGAGATGGCGATAGAGAACTGGCGCATCACCGCCGGCCTGCGGCAGGACTGGGCAAGCACCAGCGGCACCACATTCAACGGCTCGACCTACCGCGCGCTCGACAAGGACGACCACAAGCTGACGGGCCGCGTCGGCGTCAGTTACCTTTTCGATGGCGGCTTCGCGCCCTATGTCAGCTACGCCACCTCCTTCGAGCCGGTGCCGCAGCCGGCTGTCGGCGATGCGCCGAAGCCCACCACGGGCGAGCAGTGGGAGGCGGGCATCAAATACCAACCTGAGGGTTTCGACGGTTTCTTCTCCGCCGCGATCTACGATCTGAAGCAGAAAAACGTCACGACGACGGTGGGCGGTGTAACGCAGCAGATGGACGAGGCGCGCGTGAAAGGCCTCGAACTGGAAGGCGTCGCAAGCCTCACCGACGGGCTCGACCTGCGCGCCGCCTATACCTACATGGACAGCGAGGTGTCCGGCCGTGTGAATGATGGCAAGGAGCTTGATAGCACGCCACGGCACGCCGCAAGCCTTTGGCTGGATTACACCTTTGCCGAAGATACCGCGCTTGAGGGTTTCGGCATCGGAGGTGGTGTCCGGTATGTCGGAAAGCGTTACGGCGACGCCGCCAATACCTTCGAAATGAAGGGCCTCGCTTTGCTCGATCTCGGTGTGCATTACGAGAAAAACGGCTACCGCGCCTCGCTTCAGGTGCAAAACTTGACTGATAAAGAATATATTTCTAGTTGCTCCACTTTCGGATGCTATTACGGTGACGGAAGAACGGTTATGGGCAAGCTGACCTATCGTTGGTGA
- a CDS encoding iron-siderophore ABC transporter substrate-binding protein has translation MTRKDRWMSPLWGRREFLGLLAASAFAGSARAQATPRIAAIDWAMLETSVALGIMPVAATELIQFRAGAVEPDIPESVADLGLRGAPNFELLQLTRPDLILISPFYTRYTGRLEAIAPVFSLPFYVKGEPPFEKALAAVTALGEKLGRAGEARKVLIETNAAMQAMRTRLAGFSARPTYVINIGDARHFRAFGADSMFGDVLDRLGLANAWVDRSQFTFAAPVPLENLAASPEARIVIVSDIPVEARESLRNSAIWRALPAVRQGRVVTLGNVGPYGGITAGMRFARLLTEALTAQEEAL, from the coding sequence ATGACGCGCAAGGATCGATGGATGTCCCCCCTCTGGGGGCGGCGGGAATTTTTGGGCCTGCTCGCTGCTTCAGCCTTTGCCGGCTCGGCACGGGCACAGGCAACCCCGCGCATTGCCGCCATCGACTGGGCCATGCTCGAAACCTCAGTGGCGCTCGGTATCATGCCGGTGGCGGCGACCGAGCTCATCCAGTTCCGTGCGGGTGCGGTCGAGCCTGATATCCCCGAAAGCGTCGCCGATCTCGGTCTGCGCGGCGCGCCGAATTTCGAGCTTCTGCAACTCACCCGGCCCGATCTCATCCTGATTTCGCCTTTCTACACACGTTATACCGGCAGGCTGGAAGCGATCGCTCCGGTGTTTTCGCTGCCCTTTTACGTGAAGGGCGAGCCGCCGTTCGAAAAGGCGCTGGCGGCGGTCACCGCGCTTGGTGAAAAGCTCGGGCGCGCCGGGGAAGCGCGCAAGGTTCTCATCGAAACCAACGCCGCCATGCAGGCCATGCGGACCCGTCTTGCCGGTTTTTCCGCGCGGCCGACCTATGTCATCAATATCGGCGATGCCCGGCATTTTCGCGCCTTTGGTGCGGATAGCATGTTCGGCGATGTCCTTGACCGGCTGGGACTTGCCAATGCGTGGGTGGACCGGTCACAATTCACCTTTGCGGCGCCGGTGCCGCTTGAAAATCTTGCCGCTTCGCCCGAGGCACGTATCGTCATCGTTTCCGATATTCCGGTGGAAGCCCGCGAAAGCCTGCGCAACAGCGCCATCTGGCGCGCACTTCCGGCGGTGCGGCAAGGCCGGGTGGTGACGCTCGGCAACGTCGGCCCCTATGGCGGCATCACCGCCGGCATGCGGTTTGCGCGGCTTCTGACCGAGGCGCTGACGGCGCAGGAGGAAGCCCTGTGA